The following are from one region of the Lepeophtheirus salmonis chromosome 8, UVic_Lsal_1.4, whole genome shotgun sequence genome:
- the LOC121123568 gene encoding transmembrane protease serine 9 — MRGIWNVLHLRLILLLFFLSPGLISSRDIHTFGTHDAFGDEDSVVIEDDIDRHVDREDLGFDRNDRQLPNIPFDLNSSKKNSGANIYQPCLTSTGRLGRCTSLKVCYPYFKSPNIIGSNTWIKGLYDTCSYIGKRAQQVFGVCCTGIQMAAEEIKDTSENNNKPTQPPFPIKRQEDNNKPTQPSLPIKKQEDNIEVTHQKNSLEKDYDIMEGEEDQELEIRNTTNTKDLLGVKLSSDHCGQRFFSNNLKIVNGEDASVDEFPFMAALFNKGRHFCGGSIIDSKHILTAAHCVAHMTKIDVRYLRVHVRQYRIKSSNIGTEQEFRVRRVIRHKSFSANTLYNDVAILTLRGSIDFSKSVQPICLASDNTETYEGDIVTVAGWGTLSDGGRQSSILQKVSVGVWSNYDCGASYGSRAPGGIKSHMLCAASKGKDSCSGDSGGPLFYCDTYCTQIGIVSWGIGCARKEFPGVYTRVTSLHSWIQKIRKTKPDSYDDDHPSGQSSNIYQHSKFPCTSSNGRSGRCISFKSCYPFHRVRSDVPEWVFGDANVCKNRNPREAQDQRREICCENVYQSILGFYPIYPVHVIYVPGVDGPILTETISGTDTQFLPVITSTTTSTLRPITISTDTTSTSTTTIVKETTTTSRPDNLVINDQSVCGNSIHYPILYDENGSVSEEINRIDMEHDLKIVNGWPASKHEWPWIAALFNRGRQFCGGSLISRSHILTAAHCVAQMTRSDVNNLEVRLGEHNIKDALDTQVEVRKVNKIIRHKGFSSQTLWNDVALLFLSDPVSYSDIIKPICIDTSDDPYDKNETATVVGWGSLRESGPQPSILQEVTLRLWKNEKCQETYNGASPAGITDHMICAGRQGKDSCSGDSGGPMVKAKGDKWVQIGIVSWGIGCGKSHFPGVYTRVGKMYEWITKVIEKFS; from the exons ATGAGAGGGATTTGGAATGTCCTACATCTACGCCTAATACTACTACTATTCTTTTTAAGCCCAGGTCTGATTTCTTCAAGAGATATTCACACCTTCGGAACACACGATGCATTTGGAGATGAAGACAGCGTTGTTATAGAGG ATGACATAGACAGACACGTAGACCGTGAGGACCTCGGATTTGACCGAAATGATCGTCAATTACCCAATATACCTTTTGACTTgaactcctcaaaaaaaaatagtggtgCTAACATTTACCAGCCCTGTTTAACGAGTACAGGAAG ACTAGGAAGATGCACCAGTCTCAAAGTTTGCTACCCTTATTTTAAAAGCCCTAATATTATTGGTTCAAACACTTGGATCAAAGGACTATATGATACTTGCAGCTACATTGGAAAAAGGGCACAGCAGGTCTTTGGTGTTTGTTGCACAGGGATACAAATGGCTGCAGAAGAAATCAAAGACACATCTGAGAACAACAATAAGCCAACACAGCCCCCATTTCCCATAAAAAGACAAGAGGACAACAATAAACCAACACAACCCTCACttcctataaaaaaacaagaggACAACATTGAAGTTACTCATCAGAAAAATTCCCTTGAGAAGGATTACGATATCATGGAAGGTGAGGAAGATCAAGAATTGGAGATTCGGAACACTACAAATACAAAAGATTTATTGGGAGTCAAACTCAGTAGTGATCATTGTGGCCAAAGATTTTTCagcaataatttgaaaattgttaatGGTGAGGATGCCTCTGTGGATGAGTTTCCTTTTATGGCTGCCCTATTCAATAAAGGACGTCATTTCTGCGGAGGCTCCATTATAGATAGTAAACATATTCTCACAGCAGCCCATTGTGTCGCTCA tatgaCCAAGATCGATGTTCGATATTTACGTGTTCATGTGCGCCAATATAGAATCAAAAGTTCAAACATAGGAACGGAACAAGAATTTCGTGTCAGACGTGTTATAAGGCACAAAAGTTTTAGTGCTAATACACTG TACAATGACGTGGCAATTTTGACTTTAAGAGGTAGTATAGATTTCTCCAAAAGTGTTCAACCAATCTGTTTAGCGTCAGACAATACTGAAACATATGAGGGGGATATAGTGACAGTAGCTGGATGGGGAACTTTAAGTGATGGTGGACGCCAGTCTAGTATTCTGCAAAAAGTATCGGTGGGTGTTTGGTCCAACTATGATTGTGGAGCTAGTTATGGAAGTCGTGCCCCTGGTGGCATCAAATCTCACATGCTCTGCGCTGCAAGTAAAGGAAAAGATTCGTGTAGT GGGGACTCTGGTGGTCCCTTATTTTATTGTGATACATATTGTACGCAAATTGGAATTGTATCCTGGGGAATTGGATGTGCAAGAAAAGAATTTCCTGGGGTTTACACACGAGTGACATCTTTACATTCATGGATccaaaaaattcgaaaaa CAAAACCTGACTCGTATGATGATGATCATCCATCTGGacaaagttcaaatatttatcagCATTCTAAATTTCCTTGTACTTCATCCAATGGAAG ATCTGGAAGATGTATTAGTTTTAAGAGCTGTTATCCCTTCCATCGAGTGAGGAGTGATGTGCCGGAATGGGTGTTTGGAGACGCAAATGTGTGTAAGAATAGAAACCCTAGAGAGGCACAGGATCAAAGACGGGAGATTTGTTGTGAAAATGTTTATCAATCCATCCTTGGTTTTTACCCCATTTATCCAGTACATGTCATCTATGTTCCTGGAGTGGATGGCCCTATTCTCACAGAAACCATTTCCGGGACGGATACTCAGTTCCTACCAGTCATTACAAGTACTACTACTAGTACTCTAAGGCCTATTACGATTTCAACAGACACAACAAGTACTTCCACCACTACTATTGTTAAagaaacaacaactacaagtaGACCAGACAACTTGGTCATTAATGATCAAAGTGTATGTGGTAATTCAATACATTATCCCATTCTTTATGATGAAAATGGCAGTGTAAGTGAAGAAATTAATCGTATTGATATGGAACacgatttaaaaattgttaatggCTGGCCAGCAAGTAAGCATGAGTGGCCATGGATAGCAGCTCTTTTTAATAGAGGGAGACAATTCTGTGGCGGTTCGTTGATTTCTCGTAGTCATATTCTAACAGCAGCGCATTGTGTTGCTCA AATGACACGAAGTGATGTCAATAATTTGGAGGTTCGTTTGGGTGAGCATAACATAAAAGATGCACTTGATACACAAGTGGAGGTCCGTAAAGTCAATAAAATCATTCGTCATAAAGGATTTAGTTCACAAACTTTG tgGAATGATGTTGCCCTCCTTTTTTTGTCAGACCCCGTGAGCTACAGTGACATTATCAAACCAATTTGTATAGACACAAGTGATGATCcctatgataaaaatgaaacgGCTACAGTAGTGGGTTGGGGTAGTCTCAGAGAATCTGGACCACAGCCGAGTATTCTGCAAGAGGTAACACTTCGTttatggaaaaatgaaaaatgccaAGAAACCTACAATGGCGCATCTCCAGCTGGTATAACAGATCATATGATTTGTGCTGGAAGACAAGGAAAAGATTCATGCAGT GGTGATAGTGGTGGCCCAATGGTTAAAGCTAAGGGAGATAAATGGGTTCAAATTGGTATTGTCTCTTGGGGAATTGGATGTGGTAAATCTCACTTTCCAGGAGTATACACAAGAGTCGGCAAAATGTACGAATGGATTACTAAAGTCATTGAAAAGtttagttaa